A stretch of the Nitrospirota bacterium genome encodes the following:
- the cmr4 gene encoding type III-B CRISPR module RAMP protein Cmr4, which yields MFKKAKVMFIYTETSLHCGSGTSLVVIDLPIQREKYTDYPVCQASGVKGVVREWFEVNKANEGDKIKWTFGPDFSSKKEENDAHAGAATFTDARLLLFPVRSLNGVFAYTTSRFALSRLKRDLEMAGVKVEWTVPAESGDDKIFGVQSSKIKDSNDKVVLEEYTFDFHIDDSVKKIAEWIASKAIPPGDEYQFWRDKVKTDLLILPEDAFRDFVKLSTEVQARIQIDNETKTVKSGALFYEEALSSDSLLYSVVMAHDPACNSDKRPEGLKNDNEVMAFISAIDTKRLQFGGDATIGKGIVNVNLLNGVA from the coding sequence ATGTTTAAGAAAGCAAAAGTAATGTTTATCTATACAGAAACATCCCTTCACTGCGGCAGCGGTACAAGCCTTGTAGTGATTGACCTGCCGATACAGCGAGAGAAATATACTGATTATCCTGTCTGTCAGGCGTCGGGTGTAAAAGGCGTGGTGAGGGAATGGTTTGAGGTTAACAAAGCAAATGAGGGAGATAAAATCAAATGGACATTCGGCCCAGATTTTAGTAGCAAAAAAGAAGAAAACGATGCCCATGCTGGAGCAGCCACATTTACCGATGCTCGGCTTTTGCTTTTCCCAGTCCGCTCGTTAAACGGCGTTTTTGCCTATACAACATCACGCTTTGCGTTGAGCAGGCTGAAAAGGGATTTGGAAATGGCTGGCGTCAAAGTTGAGTGGACTGTTCCGGCGGAGTCAGGGGATGACAAGATATTTGGAGTTCAGAGCAGCAAGATAAAGGACAGCAACGACAAGGTTGTGCTTGAGGAATATACCTTTGACTTTCATATAGACGACAGCGTTAAGAAGATTGCTGAATGGATTGCTTCCAAAGCTATTCCACCAGGCGACGAATACCAATTTTGGCGTGATAAAGTGAAGACCGACTTACTCATTCTGCCGGAGGACGCCTTCAGGGATTTTGTAAAGCTTTCAACAGAAGTGCAGGCAAGGATTCAGATTGATAATGAAACAAAGACGGTCAAGTCAGGCGCACTCTTCTATGAAGAAGCCCTTTCGTCTGACTCATTGCTTTACTCAGTTGTTATGGCGCATGACCCAGCATGTAATAGCGATAAAAGACCTGAAGGATTGAAGAATGATAATGAAGTTATGGCCTTTATTTCGGCAATAGATACCAAACGTCTCCAATTCGGTGGGGATGCAACTATCGGCAAGGGGATTGTGAATGTCAATCTCCTGAATGGAGTGGCATAA
- the cmr5 gene encoding type III-B CRISPR module-associated protein Cmr5 — protein MMIVSKEQERAKMAWELANDVPNNLIDDYASLVKSAPVMILTNGLGQALAFIISKSKSKEYSLLYDHLNKWLAGNVVWTQNEDISNDLIERVIHEKSQGYRMATEEALAFLAWVKRFATALAKGGD, from the coding sequence ATAATGATAGTCTCTAAAGAACAGGAAAGAGCTAAAATGGCATGGGAGTTGGCAAACGATGTTCCTAACAATCTAATTGATGATTATGCTTCTTTAGTTAAAAGTGCACCAGTCATGATTCTTACTAATGGTTTAGGGCAGGCACTTGCATTTATTATCTCTAAATCAAAGAGCAAGGAATATAGTCTTCTCTATGATCATCTTAATAAATGGCTTGCTGGCAATGTTGTCTGGACTCAAAATGAAGATATTTCAAATGACTTAATTGAACGGGTGATTCATGAAAAATCTCAGGGCTATAGAATGGCAACAGAGGAAGCCTTGGCTTTTCTTGCATGGGTCAAGAGATTTGCGACTGCTTTGGCAAAAGGGGGAGATTGA
- the cas10 gene encoding type III-B CRISPR-associated protein Cas10/Cmr2, with protein sequence MDNQLLIKKIQAILHDPPEKPIILGRIGHEGRAKDLMAEIMGKGDAKIPEEVRTADHIASAADRINLPKDEGFISDFRKNPVIIHPLSGKGFDLKSLAQVEIGEITAAVDRSFVYLSDKYENDMEKLYLALWRELLDLLIKKPEKQSRLGQLWELLPADTRIPDHSIWEHKRITSAIAGALPKPAFLLFAIGPVQEFIAAARKTQDLWAGSYLLSYLSWSAMKVVSEKFGPDSMIFPDLCRQPVADLWLREKGLEFEGDIGREELSSPTLPNRFLAIVPESSVADIANKAKEAVKETFRSVCNAVNDKMAEELEISSGEWDAIWHRQTEDFIETYWAATAVDNYTEFLSTYKSLLDIKPDWKFDKLFKEYEKGFATNIGTVYGQIYSLTEKALGSRKAVRDFKQQSEPNYKCTLCGVREPVHPGIYKDKSCLNEFGALKGFWQDTVMPVFPQIRKSERLCGVCVTKRLSSKYYFKDILKFDIVDNFPSVSMVATSAFKLRVIENISYNNLAVKVDQFVKGVQELVADRWSGIPMPMVIRACRDEICRDFARIEGDWLYKEAFDDKKALLEENKKRFQDDEYTFNRLIDNARKKQQDLFAAIKEFDKGKDKDKQIGSPSTYYAVLLMDGDNMGKWLAGEIAPTIENILHPSVRNSLDTRWDELKKMERPLNPSLHLAMSKALRDFSLKVAREIVEKGHLGKLVYAGGDDVLAFVNLRDLPEVMRKLRAYFSGSLKSDTETNKVTIDFKNGSGFIPVDDKGYPLNVDKHERHINGFMSSMGTKATASMGIVIAHHSSNLSKVLEEVRGCEKHAKKLKDKNAFCIALAKRAGGTEYIKAKWYYEDFHESIPWLIEWADAFHNDNISPKFVYTFRTETKGLEYEDSNGKKNRLPEEAIGLELQRIAKRQTKGNNHDKVEDLIDGLMQLHSGGLSIDDLGKFLSVAAFLGREGNR encoded by the coding sequence CTAAAGATTTAATGGCTGAAATCATGGGGAAAGGCGATGCGAAAATCCCTGAAGAAGTAAGGACCGCTGACCATATTGCATCTGCTGCTGACCGTATCAACCTGCCGAAAGACGAAGGATTCATCTCTGATTTTCGCAAAAATCCTGTGATTATCCACCCTCTGTCAGGTAAGGGCTTTGACCTCAAGAGTCTTGCACAAGTTGAAATAGGAGAAATTACTGCGGCCGTTGATAGAAGTTTTGTTTATCTGTCAGACAAATATGAAAATGATATGGAAAAGCTCTATCTTGCCTTATGGAGAGAACTGCTTGACCTCCTGATAAAAAAACCTGAAAAACAGTCACGGTTAGGTCAGTTGTGGGAACTGCTACCTGCTGATACGAGGATACCTGACCACTCAATCTGGGAGCATAAACGGATAACATCTGCTATTGCCGGTGCACTGCCGAAACCAGCGTTTCTACTTTTTGCTATAGGGCCGGTGCAGGAGTTTATTGCTGCTGCACGAAAGACGCAGGACTTGTGGGCAGGCAGCTATCTTCTATCCTATTTGTCATGGAGTGCTATGAAGGTTGTGTCTGAGAAATTTGGCCCTGACAGTATGATATTCCCTGACCTTTGTCGCCAACCGGTGGCAGATCTGTGGCTAAGAGAAAAGGGGCTTGAATTTGAAGGGGATATCGGCAGAGAGGAGCTTTCTTCACCGACCCTTCCAAACCGATTTTTAGCGATCGTTCCTGAAAGCTCTGTTGCAGACATTGCCAATAAAGCGAAGGAAGCAGTCAAAGAGACCTTCCGCTCAGTCTGCAATGCTGTAAATGACAAGATGGCTGAGGAACTCGAAATATCTTCTGGTGAATGGGATGCTATCTGGCATAGGCAGACAGAAGATTTTATTGAAACTTATTGGGCGGCTACGGCAGTGGATAATTACACGGAGTTCCTAAGCACTTATAAATCATTATTGGATATTAAACCTGATTGGAAATTTGACAAATTGTTTAAAGAATATGAAAAGGGCTTTGCCACAAATATTGGAACAGTTTACGGGCAGATTTACAGTTTGACCGAAAAGGCGCTCGGCAGCAGGAAGGCAGTAAGGGACTTTAAACAGCAATCAGAGCCAAACTACAAATGCACACTGTGCGGGGTGAGAGAACCTGTGCATCCCGGAATATATAAGGACAAAAGTTGTCTTAACGAATTCGGCGCATTAAAAGGCTTTTGGCAGGATACTGTTATGCCAGTGTTCCCACAGATAAGAAAATCTGAGAGGTTATGTGGAGTGTGCGTCACAAAGAGGCTATCGTCAAAATATTACTTTAAAGACATTTTAAAGTTTGACATAGTTGATAACTTTCCATCAGTCAGCATGGTTGCTACATCGGCTTTTAAACTGAGAGTGATTGAAAATATCAGCTATAACAATCTTGCAGTAAAAGTTGACCAGTTTGTTAAAGGGGTTCAGGAACTTGTTGCTGACCGCTGGTCAGGGATACCGATGCCGATGGTTATTCGTGCCTGCAGGGATGAGATATGTAGAGACTTTGCAAGGATTGAAGGAGATTGGCTTTATAAAGAGGCATTTGACGATAAAAAGGCATTGTTGGAAGAAAATAAAAAGAGATTTCAAGACGATGAATATACCTTTAATAGGCTTATAGATAATGCCAGGAAAAAGCAGCAAGACCTGTTTGCTGCAATCAAAGAGTTTGATAAAGGTAAAGATAAAGACAAACAAATAGGCAGCCCATCTACATACTATGCTGTTCTCCTCATGGATGGAGATAATATGGGCAAGTGGCTGGCAGGCGAAATAGCCCCAACGATTGAAAATATATTACACCCTTCAGTTAGAAATTCTCTTGATACAAGATGGGATGAATTGAAAAAAATGGAGAGACCCCTTAACCCATCGCTCCATCTTGCCATGAGCAAGGCGTTACGGGACTTTTCGCTGAAGGTGGCAAGGGAGATAGTTGAGAAAGGCCATCTTGGAAAGCTTGTTTATGCAGGGGGAGATGATGTACTTGCCTTTGTAAATCTAAGAGACTTACCTGAAGTTATGAGAAAATTAAGGGCATATTTTTCAGGCAGCCTCAAGTCAGATACTGAAACTAATAAAGTGACCATAGACTTTAAGAATGGTTCCGGTTTTATTCCAGTTGATGATAAAGGCTATCCTCTTAACGTTGACAAGCACGAAAGGCACATTAATGGTTTTATGTCTTCTATGGGAACAAAGGCTACTGCAAGCATGGGGATAGTCATTGCTCACCACTCAAGCAATCTTTCCAAGGTTCTGGAAGAAGTGCGGGGTTGTGAAAAACATGCAAAGAAACTGAAAGACAAAAATGCCTTCTGTATTGCCCTTGCCAAGCGTGCCGGAGGGACAGAATATATTAAGGCAAAATGGTATTACGAGGATTTTCATGAAAGTATTCCATGGCTAATAGAATGGGCAGATGCTTTTCATAATGATAACATTTCACCGAAGTTCGTTTATACATTCAGGACAGAGACAAAAGGGCTTGAGTATGAAGACTCTAACGGCAAAAAAAATAGATTGCCGGAAGAGGCTATCGGGCTTGAACTCCAGCGTATAGCAAAAAGACAGACAAAAGGCAACAATCACGATAAAGTGGAAGATTTGATTGACGGGCTTATGCAACTTCATTCCGGTGGATTGTCAATTGACGACCTCGGTAAGTTCCTGTCGGTTGCAGCATTCCTCGGAAGGGAGGGGAACAGATGA
- the cmr3 gene encoding type III-B CRISPR module-associated protein Cmr3 — translation MRLFIEPNDILMFRDGRPFSGGDDYFARGTFPPPPSTVYGALRSHILSTSWPEYNKFALGNDTIPEQVKNEIGTSTSIGNLAIRQFVVAKKEGNGVVQYFPMPKDVAKEKGEENNDLHVLNPDDKLQGHIMTDLPTGLQHLWYPSEKALESVTGFMSNLMMAEYLSGKTPDKWTANKELYETEERTGIRKNRPKRSVEEGGLYSVEYFRLNKDVGFSVEVEGTQLLPPESGMLRLGGDNRTAFYSKAAWNNIPVETIKKKVSETGRFKIVLTTPAIFTNGWLPCGIDNKTMEGSLNGIEIKLITACIGKPIGIGGFDLVKGRPKDMKKAVPAGSVYYLELKSGSLDELFNGMWLKSISDEKAQEGFGITLIGGY, via the coding sequence ATGAGATTGTTCATAGAGCCTAATGACATCCTGATGTTCAGGGATGGTAGGCCCTTCTCAGGTGGTGATGATTACTTTGCGCGTGGGACGTTTCCCCCTCCGCCTTCAACGGTTTATGGGGCTTTACGTTCTCATATTCTAAGTACTTCATGGCCGGAATACAACAAATTCGCTTTGGGGAATGACACAATTCCCGAACAGGTTAAAAATGAAATTGGCACCAGTACATCAATCGGTAATTTGGCGATAAGGCAGTTTGTCGTTGCAAAGAAAGAAGGAAATGGTGTTGTGCAATATTTCCCAATGCCAAAGGATGTCGCAAAGGAGAAAGGGGAAGAGAACAACGATCTGCATGTTCTGAATCCTGATGACAAACTGCAAGGTCACATCATGACTGACCTGCCTACGGGTTTGCAGCATCTATGGTATCCGTCTGAAAAAGCACTTGAATCTGTTACAGGCTTTATGTCCAATTTAATGATGGCTGAATATCTTTCCGGAAAAACACCTGATAAATGGACAGCGAACAAAGAATTATATGAAACTGAAGAAAGAACCGGTATCCGCAAGAACAGGCCAAAACGGAGTGTTGAGGAAGGTGGACTTTATAGTGTTGAATATTTCAGGCTGAATAAAGATGTAGGATTTTCTGTTGAGGTTGAAGGGACACAGTTGTTGCCTCCTGAATCCGGCATGTTGAGACTCGGAGGTGACAACCGCACAGCATTTTACTCAAAGGCAGCATGGAATAACATCCCTGTTGAAACCATCAAGAAAAAGGTGTCTGAGACAGGCAGGTTCAAGATAGTCCTCACAACCCCTGCGATATTTACAAACGGATGGCTCCCATGTGGCATAGACAATAAAACAATGGAAGGTTCTCTGAACGGCATAGAGATAAAGCTCATCACTGCATGTATTGGGAAGCCCATTGGCATCGGCGGCTTTGACCTTGTGAAGGGCAGGCCAAAAGATATGAAAAAGGCAGTTCCGGCAGGCAGTGTGTATTACCTTGAACTCAAAAGCGGCAGCTTGGATGAGCTTTTCAACGGGATGTGGCTTAAATCAATAAGCGATGAGAAGGCTCAGGAAGGCTTTGGAATAACCTTGATAGGAGGATACTGA